CATCCCGCCAGCTGGCGGTTCAGACCGTCGATCATGTCCACCGCGGCAACCTCATGATTGCCGGAGAGAGCCTCGACCAATCGGCGAGCGAAGGTCTTGGCCTTCTCCTTGGGTATCGTTGAGACCACGGACATGCGTCCGCTCGATCCCCGCCTGCGGATAATCCGGTGCCCGAGGAACACGAACCCGTCGTCGACGTGGGTGATATGGCTCTTGTCCATATTCAACGTCAGCTTCAGGTCGTCTTCCAGAAAGGCCCGGCATTCCTCGCGGATGGCCTCGGCATGTGCCTTGGTGCCCTTGACGATGACAACGAAGTCATCGGCGTAACGGCAGTAGGCGACAGCAGGTTTCCATTGCCGGTTCTCGCGAACCGTGATGGGGCGCCCCTGCTGGATGCCGAAGTTCCATGCCCAGCGATCCTTTCGCGCCTTGTCGCTCAGGTATTTCGCCTCCAGCCACGCATCAAACTCATGGAGCATGATGTTGGACAGGAGCGGCGACAGCACGCCGCCTTGCGGTACACCTTCGCTTGAGGCGACGAACAGGCCACGGTCGACGTGGCCCGCCTTCAGGAATCGCCAGAGCAGATCAACAAACCGATCATCCCGGATTCGCCGCCGAACGCAGCGAAGCAGAAGCCGGTGGTGGACCGTATCGAAGTAGCTCGCCAGATCACCTTCGATGATCCAGCGGCCCCGCGCTCCGGCACCACTATCCTGCAACTGTATCTTCACGGTCCGGACAGCGTGATGCACGCTGCGTTCCGGCCTGAAGCCGTAGGAGAGGCGATGGAAGTCGCTTTCCCAGATCGGCTCCATGGCCATCAGCATCGCGCGCTGGACGATGCGGTCTTTCAGGGTCGGGATACCAAGTGGTCGTTTCTTGCCATTGGCTTTCGGGATATAGATTCGCCTGACCGGCTGCGGGTGATAACTCCCCGTCAGCAAGTCCGTTCGCAGACTGGCCAGCTGTTCTGCCAGTACGGCCTGCATCCGTCGCTTGTCCATTCCGTCGATGCCCGGCGTATTGGCGCCACTCGACGCCAGCACGATCCGAGCCGCCTCGGCAAGCCACGCCCGATCGGCAATGAGCCGGAGAAGGCGATCGAACTTGCGGTTCTGGTCGCTCTCGGCCCACGTCGCGAGCTTGTGCTGCATTTCGCTGATTATCAAAGGTCTTCACCTCGTTTGGTCAGGTAGTTTGCACTTCAAGCTGATTGAACTGTCCCCCTTCGCCATGTGACAGGCTTTCCCTGTCGCGGACTACTACGGGGACTCCGCCAGCACGGTGGACATCGGGGCCAACTCCCTTGGCATTCCATCATGCCTTCCCTCGTTCATATGCTGGACTTTCGCGCGCTGGGGAGGCTGCCGGTCGCAGTCCTTGTCCTTGCGTCCCGCAAGTCGATGCCGATGCCATGGCCTGGCTGCATTCTCTCCATGGCTCCATGCGGACGGGCTACATTTCCGGCCACATTCGGATGTCGCCGACATACGTCTCCGGCGCCATCATCAGCATTCCGCCTGTTAAGCCGTGTAGGCGAAGGCGACATTTCAGCCCTCGGATGCGGATTAACCGGTTCGTGTTCCTCAACCTTCCAGCGCTACAGCCTCGGGGACCATCTCGGCGTAACGGCTTCGCCTCAATCCCCTTTACCTGCGGGCTACGTCACCCTGCCAGTTGACGGCAGGTCACCGCCGCTTGGGCTCATGCCCCCTCACAGCAGAGGGCAAGGCATTCGTTCAGTTCCTCCTTTCTCCTTTGCATTCCAGTCATATGCACCCCGGACCATCCGGGACGAGGCGCACAGTAGGTAAAATCAGTCTGCCACATCTCGTTTACCCGCGTGGTCTTGGTGTGGAACTGATCGGCGGCCTTGATCACGACATAGGCCGGGCTGGTGATCAGATCGTGGGCCTTCAACAGACGGTAAACCGTGGCTTCCGACACGAAGTAGCGCCTCTCATCGGTAAAACGCACCGCCAGTTCCCGGGGGCTTAGCTCGGACTGCCCCAGCGCCAGCTCGATGATCTGATCATGGATGTCAGGCGGGATCCGGTTCCACACCCGGCTCGGTGTCGATGGCCGATCCTCCAGCGCCTCCGGGCCGCCTTCGAGGAACCGGTCGTACCAGCGGTAGAAGGTCCGACGGGCAATGCCGAGCTCGTCCAACGTGTGCTTGGCTGGTAGGTGCGATTGCTCGACGATCCGGATGATCTCGAGCTTCTCCGATGCTGGATACCTCATTCGTCGTCGCCCCCATCCGCGATCATACTTTTTTTGAGCAGACGGTTTTCGAGCGTCAGGTCGGCAACGCATTCCTTCAGGGCACGGGCTTCGCGGCGCAGGTCCTGCACCTCGCCGGTGGTTGCGGCACGGGCAGTGTCGCCAGCCAGGCGACGCTTGCCCGCTTCCATGAACTCCTTCGACCAGGTGTAATACAGGCTTTGGGCGATGCCTTCCTTGCGGCACAGCTCGGCAATGCTGTCCTCGCCGCGCAGGCCATCCAGCACGATCCTGATCTTGTCTTCGGCCGAGAAGTGCCGACGGGTCTGCCGCCGGATGTCCTTCACCACCCGCTCGGCAGGGGCCTTCATCGGCGATTTTTTTAAGGAGTGTTGGGGCTTCATCTTCGTTCCTTCGTCACTACGACGAAGCCCCAACACTCCTTAAATCACAACCTCAAATCTGTGCCATTGGTGCTGACGGGGAACAGTAGCCATCGGCGGCGCGCAGCGCCGCCACGTAGGCCCGGCGGGTTTCTTTGGCTTCGACCAGATTGGCGCGGCCCCATGTAAAGCGGGGTAGGGTAAGCTGCACGGCCAGCAGGTCTGCTGCAAGGCGCGCATGGCGTCCGTTTCCATTGGGAAACGGATGGATGGCGACCAACCGGTGATGAAACCGCACCGCGATTTCATCGGCGGGGTAGGTGGCATGGTCGATCCAGTAGCGCACATCGTCCAGCAGTTGATGCAGGTCCATACCAATGCGGTAGGCGTCTACGCCGATGTTGCGCCCGGTCGTGCGGTATTGCCCGGCCCAGCGCCAAACTTGCCCGAACATCCGCTTGTGCAGGGATTTCAGGAAGCGTTCGTCCAGCACATCGCGCTTGCGTCCGAACGCCCAGCGGTCGGCCTCTTCGATGCCAATTTGCTCGGCCTCGTTTAGTTCATGGCGCAACGTGATGTAGGCTGGAATCAGCCCCTCGCGCTCTTCGGCGGTGAGGGGTGTCGCTGCGTCATCTTCATCGTCAAACAGCGAGTCGCTCATGCCTCATCCCATAAACGGCGCGCGGGACCGTCCAAATAAGCTGCAATCAGGCGTTCGCGCGCGTCGGCAAGGTCGCGCGCATCCAACGCCTGATCTTCTAAGCGCATGGTGTGATGCACGCGGGCCAGCTCTGCGTCGGCCAGAGCGACGGCGCGGGCGCGGCGCAATTCGTCCAGCGGCTTGGTTGGCACAATAGCGTAAACGAAGGTGCAGCCCATGGCCTCGGCAGCTTCGCGCATGCTCTTGATGGTGGTGCCGCCCGTTACCTCGGCCTTTTCCAGCGCGGATACGCGCGAAGGAACGACGCGAAGGCGCGCAGCCAATTGCGCGCT
This genomic interval from Novosphingobium sp. CECT 9465 contains the following:
- the ltrA gene encoding group II intron reverse transcriptase/maturase, whose product is MIISEMQHKLATWAESDQNRKFDRLLRLIADRAWLAEAARIVLASSGANTPGIDGMDKRRMQAVLAEQLASLRTDLLTGSYHPQPVRRIYIPKANGKKRPLGIPTLKDRIVQRAMLMAMEPIWESDFHRLSYGFRPERSVHHAVRTVKIQLQDSGAGARGRWIIEGDLASYFDTVHHRLLLRCVRRRIRDDRFVDLLWRFLKAGHVDRGLFVASSEGVPQGGVLSPLLSNIMLHEFDAWLEAKYLSDKARKDRWAWNFGIQQGRPITVRENRQWKPAVAYCRYADDFVVIVKGTKAHAEAIREECRAFLEDDLKLTLNMDKSHITHVDDGFVFLGHRIIRRRGSSGRMSVVSTIPKEKAKTFARRLVEALSGNHEVAAVDMIDGLNRQLAGWAAFYRFTDFTARTFRRIDTVVFWKMAHWLAQKYRSRIKPLMRKWYRMPETGQSKTWLVYGRSNQGNAVGKALRRLVTSQKMQFRWRNPERNPYIYRDELRNTVTSRYRDVAMALDQG
- a CDS encoding mobile mystery protein B translates to MSDSLFDDEDDAATPLTAEEREGLIPAYITLRHELNEAEQIGIEEADRWAFGRKRDVLDERFLKSLHKRMFGQVWRWAGQYRTTGRNIGVDAYRIGMDLHQLLDDVRYWIDHATYPADEIAVRFHHRLVAIHPFPNGNGRHARLAADLLAVQLTLPRFTWGRANLVEAKETRRAYVAALRAADGYCSPSAPMAQI
- a CDS encoding mobile mystery protein A, giving the protein MNQSELARKHLERKLSPLREIELTPPARGWLRALREALGMSSAQLAARLRVVPSRVSALEKAEVTGGTTIKSMREAAEAMGCTFVYAIVPTKPLDELRRARAVALADAELARVHHTMRLEDQALDARDLADARERLIAAYLDGPARRLWDEA